A portion of the Acidisoma sp. PAMC 29798 genome contains these proteins:
- a CDS encoding BolA family protein produces MTRSDRITETLTRTFAPLSLDVVDDSGSHAGHSGAAVGGETHFNVIMAAECFEGMTRVARARAVNDALADEFAAGLHALALTLRTPAERAKTL; encoded by the coding sequence ATGACGAGGTCCGACCGCATCACTGAGACACTGACCCGCACCTTCGCGCCACTGTCGTTGGACGTGGTCGATGACAGTGGCAGCCATGCCGGTCATTCCGGTGCGGCAGTGGGCGGAGAGACCCATTTTAACGTCATCATGGCGGCCGAATGCTTCGAGGGCATGACCCGCGTCGCGCGTGCGCGTGCCGTCAATGATGCACTGGCGGATGAGTTTGCGGCCGGCCTGCACGCCCTGGCCCTGACGCTGCGGACCCCGGCGGAGCGCGCAAAAACCCTCTGA
- a CDS encoding J domain-containing protein: MTTRRVPRARAYAPDPDAPGRLCDMPDCSALGCYKAPRSRTSLNEYLWLCLEHVRAYNASWDYYKDMTPGQIEVELRADASWQRPTWRLGANGGPRLPDEAILRDPFLDLAGRRTGSAEPAADHAPQELRQPLAVLGLGWPVSLDVVKARYKTLAKKHHPDANGGGNAAEEQIKAINIAYATLRTLWPAEERQMARS; the protein is encoded by the coding sequence ATGACAACCAGACGCGTCCCCCGTGCCCGGGCCTACGCGCCCGACCCGGACGCGCCGGGCCGGTTGTGCGACATGCCTGATTGCAGCGCGCTGGGCTGCTACAAGGCGCCGCGGTCCCGGACCTCTCTCAACGAGTATCTGTGGCTCTGCCTGGAGCATGTGCGCGCCTACAACGCGAGCTGGGACTATTACAAGGATATGACGCCGGGGCAGATTGAGGTCGAGTTGCGGGCGGACGCTTCGTGGCAGCGGCCAACCTGGCGTCTCGGTGCCAATGGCGGCCCCCGCCTGCCAGATGAGGCGATCCTGCGCGACCCCTTCCTTGATCTCGCCGGGCGGCGCACCGGCTCGGCCGAGCCAGCGGCGGACCATGCGCCGCAGGAACTGCGACAGCCTTTGGCGGTGCTCGGGCTGGGTTGGCCGGTGAGCCTGGATGTCGTGAAGGCGCGCTACAAGACACTCGCCAAGAAGCATCATCCGGACGCGAATGGCGGCGGCAACGCAGCCGAGGAGCAGATCAAGGCGATCAACATCGCCTATGCGACGCTCCGCACCTTGTGGCCGGCCGAGGAACGACAGATGGCGCGATCCTGA
- a CDS encoding Lrp/AsnC family transcriptional regulator, whose product MSAVAMDDIDRAILRLIARDASLSLAEIAAQVRLTPTPCWKRIRRLEKDGVIKSRVAVLDQKALGLPVSVFVSVETTDHSAEWLTRFAELVERTPQIVDAWRMGGDVDYLLHVVVPDISAYDAFYRQLIAALPLRNVTSRFAMERIKSAPLPI is encoded by the coding sequence ATGTCAGCCGTCGCGATGGACGATATTGATCGTGCAATCCTTCGCCTCATCGCGCGCGATGCGTCCCTCTCCTTGGCCGAAATCGCGGCACAGGTCCGCCTTACGCCGACGCCCTGCTGGAAACGCATCCGCCGGCTGGAGAAGGACGGCGTCATCAAGTCCCGCGTCGCCGTTCTGGACCAGAAGGCGCTGGGCCTGCCCGTCTCGGTCTTTGTCTCGGTCGAAACGACTGACCATTCGGCTGAGTGGCTGACCCGTTTCGCCGAACTGGTGGAACGCACGCCCCAGATCGTCGATGCCTGGCGTATGGGGGGTGATGTGGACTATCTTCTGCACGTCGTCGTGCCCGATATCAGTGCCTATGACGCCTTCTACCGCCAGTTGATCGCCGCTCTACCCCTCCGCAACGTGACGAGCCGTTTCGCGATGGAGCGCATAAAGTCGGCGCCTCTACCTATCTAG
- a CDS encoding FAD-dependent oxidoreductase: protein MSRDPRYDVLFEPVKIGPVTAKNRFFQVPHCNGMGYRDPSALATMRAVKAEGGWGVVCTEQAEIHPSAEITPFIELRVWDDQDLPMLSRMANSVHEYGALAGLQLCHNGMNAPNLYSREIPMGPAHLPVASIFNDPVQARAMDKTDIADLRRWHRDAARRAKQADYDIVYVYAGKLFGGPMFFLSRRYNTRTDEYGGSLENRARLLRELISDVRDTVGDRCAVACRISMDELIGEEGFHAAEARDVIAHMAELPDLWDLTLSSWDNDSQTSRFAEEGYQEPYVLGVKQLTTKPVVGVGRFTSPDTMVRMVRQGVLDFIGAARPSIADPFLPKKIEEGRLEDIRECIGCNICVAGDHTASIIRCTQNPSMGEEWRRGWHPERIARRASDETVLVVGSGPTGLEAAMMLGRRGYEVALAERGTVLGGRVAREKLLPGLSAWGRVADYRLGQIAAMPNVTLYPGSDLTADDVLSMGFGHVAIATGSRWRRDTVSRNVVTPMPIHPAADVLTPDDLMEGLRPNGRSVLIYDDDHYVMANVLAELLVREGYAVSFAMPTPDVANWTRNTMEQHRIQTRLIEIGVTIIPQRVIRAIGAETATLACIFTGREETIEAQSVLLVTSRLPERQLFDDLQHRADDWSSAGIRSVTLLGDALAPGTIAAATWSGRRFAEELDAPRSDAPVRFKREVAELLPFDVRAIIDATLPQAPR, encoded by the coding sequence ATGAGCCGCGATCCCCGCTACGATGTGCTGTTCGAACCGGTGAAGATCGGCCCCGTAACGGCGAAGAATCGCTTCTTCCAAGTGCCGCATTGCAACGGCATGGGATACCGCGACCCTTCCGCGCTTGCCACCATGCGCGCGGTCAAAGCCGAGGGCGGATGGGGCGTGGTCTGCACCGAGCAGGCGGAAATCCATCCGAGTGCCGAGATTACGCCCTTTATCGAGTTACGAGTGTGGGATGACCAGGATCTGCCCATGCTGTCCCGCATGGCGAATTCCGTTCATGAATACGGCGCCCTCGCAGGGTTGCAGCTTTGCCATAACGGCATGAATGCGCCGAACCTCTATTCCCGTGAAATCCCCATGGGTCCGGCGCATCTGCCGGTCGCCAGCATCTTCAACGATCCCGTGCAGGCGCGGGCGATGGACAAGACAGACATCGCCGATCTGCGCCGTTGGCACCGTGATGCCGCGCGCCGCGCCAAACAGGCCGACTACGACATCGTCTATGTCTATGCCGGCAAGCTTTTCGGCGGCCCGATGTTCTTTCTGTCGCGCCGCTACAACACCCGCACCGATGAATATGGCGGCTCGCTGGAAAACCGCGCCCGGCTGCTGCGCGAACTGATTTCGGACGTGCGGGACACTGTGGGCGATCGCTGCGCCGTCGCCTGCCGCATTTCCATGGATGAACTGATCGGTGAGGAAGGCTTTCACGCCGCCGAAGCGCGTGACGTAATTGCCCATATGGCAGAGCTGCCGGACCTTTGGGATTTGACCCTGTCGAGCTGGGATAATGACAGCCAAACCTCCCGCTTCGCCGAAGAGGGCTATCAGGAACCCTATGTCCTCGGCGTGAAACAGCTCACGACCAAGCCGGTGGTTGGCGTCGGGCGCTTCACCTCGCCGGACACGATGGTGCGGATGGTTCGCCAAGGCGTCCTGGACTTTATCGGCGCGGCACGGCCCTCCATCGCCGATCCCTTCCTGCCCAAGAAGATCGAGGAAGGCCGTCTGGAAGACATCCGCGAATGTATCGGCTGCAACATCTGCGTCGCCGGCGATCACACCGCCTCCATCATCCGCTGCACCCAGAACCCCTCGATGGGGGAGGAATGGCGGCGGGGTTGGCACCCCGAGCGCATCGCCCGGCGCGCCTCGGATGAGACCGTGCTGGTGGTGGGCTCCGGCCCCACGGGCCTGGAAGCCGCCATGATGCTCGGCCGCCGCGGCTATGAGGTGGCGCTGGCCGAACGCGGCACCGTGCTCGGCGGTCGCGTGGCTCGCGAAAAGCTGCTGCCGGGGCTGTCGGCCTGGGGCCGTGTCGCGGATTACCGGCTGGGCCAGATTGCGGCGATGCCGAATGTGACCCTGTATCCTGGCAGCGATCTTACGGCCGATGATGTGCTGTCGATGGGTTTTGGCCATGTGGCGATCGCCACCGGGTCGCGCTGGCGTCGGGATACGGTGTCACGCAATGTGGTCACGCCGATGCCGATCCACCCAGCGGCCGATGTGCTGACACCGGATGATCTTATGGAGGGGCTTCGCCCGAACGGTCGTTCCGTTCTGATCTATGACGACGACCACTATGTCATGGCCAATGTGCTGGCGGAGCTGCTGGTGCGGGAAGGGTACGCCGTCAGCTTCGCGATGCCGACGCCCGATGTCGCGAACTGGACGCGCAACACCATGGAGCAGCATCGCATCCAAACCCGGCTGATCGAGATTGGCGTGACAATCATTCCACAACGCGTCATCCGTGCCATCGGCGCAGAGACCGCGACCCTCGCTTGCATCTTCACCGGGCGAGAGGAAACCATCGAGGCCCAGTCCGTTCTTCTGGTCACCAGCCGGCTGCCGGAGCGACAATTGTTCGACGACCTCCAGCACCGCGCCGATGACTGGTCCAGTGCCGGTATTAGGAGTGTGACACTTCTTGGTGACGCTCTCGCGCCCGGCACCATCGCCGCCGCGACATGGAGCGGCCGCCGCTTTGCCGAGGAGCTTGATGCTCCTCGTTCCGATGCTCCCGTCCGCTTCAAGCGTGAAGTGGCGGAGTTGCTGCCGTTCGACGTGCGCGCCATCATCGACGCCACGTTGCCTCAAGCGCCACGATGA
- a CDS encoding ABC transporter substrate-binding protein — translation MKKTFGWRRGACAAIGLAMGAALTMGAAVPAQAGKLTIAMTVWVGYGPMFLARDLGYFKEKGLDANLTIVSDSTLAMGAMAAGQIQGSAVTLDEILKYRSSEFCFKAVMALDDSHGADGMVAGKDITSIAQLKGKEIAMNEGSTSQFWFNYLLAKQGMTQSDFKVVNMTADDAAAAFIAGRIPAAVTWEPNLSFVKEHDKGKILINSAATPGVILDVLILRCDTIKNDPADVQALVDGIIKAVDYTKAHPKEAYADMAKSVGGYLSNPADFASAAGGVNFYDAALNKSYFGTSANPGAANGVIKLGLDIWGKLGKIKMPITYDTVIDPQFIDK, via the coding sequence ATGAAGAAGACATTCGGCTGGCGGCGCGGCGCTTGTGCGGCGATCGGCCTCGCCATGGGTGCGGCCTTGACGATGGGCGCGGCGGTTCCGGCCCAGGCCGGCAAGCTGACCATCGCAATGACCGTTTGGGTCGGGTACGGCCCGATGTTCCTTGCGCGCGATCTTGGCTACTTCAAGGAGAAGGGGCTCGACGCCAACCTGACCATCGTCAGCGATTCGACGCTCGCCATGGGCGCGATGGCGGCTGGGCAGATTCAAGGGTCCGCCGTCACGCTCGACGAAATTCTGAAGTATCGCTCGTCGGAATTTTGCTTCAAGGCGGTGATGGCGCTCGATGACAGCCATGGCGCAGATGGCATGGTCGCTGGCAAGGACATCACCAGCATTGCCCAGTTGAAGGGCAAGGAAATCGCCATGAACGAGGGCTCCACGAGCCAGTTCTGGTTCAATTACCTGCTCGCCAAACAGGGCATGACGCAGAGCGACTTCAAGGTCGTGAACATGACGGCCGATGATGCCGCCGCCGCGTTCATCGCCGGCCGTATTCCTGCCGCCGTGACCTGGGAGCCGAACCTCTCCTTCGTGAAGGAGCATGACAAGGGCAAGATCCTCATCAACAGCGCCGCTACCCCCGGCGTCATTCTCGATGTTCTGATTCTGCGTTGCGACACCATCAAGAACGATCCTGCCGATGTCCAGGCGCTGGTCGATGGCATCATCAAAGCCGTTGATTATACCAAGGCACATCCGAAGGAGGCTTATGCCGATATGGCCAAGAGCGTCGGCGGATATCTGTCCAATCCGGCTGACTTTGCAAGCGCCGCCGGTGGCGTGAACTTCTATGACGCCGCTTTGAACAAGTCCTATTTCGGCACCTCCGCCAATCCCGGCGCCGCGAATGGCGTGATCAAGCTCGGTCTCGACATCTGGGGCAAGCTGGGCAAGATCAAGATGCCGATCACCTACGACACGGTCATCGATCCGCAGTTCATCGATAAGTAG
- a CDS encoding SirB1 family protein has protein sequence MGTLPDSEIALAETALLFARLDEPEADWRGARNHLSLLAREAAELSHWAGESAAAQAEALSGMLGARHDYSGDYETYDDLQNANLISVTERRRGLPISLGLIWLHCAEVAGWDCYGIDIPSHFILGLDADDGRVIIDVFASGQTLDDEDLENLLMRVQGSKPQRGGTIGRGRMGKRDVLLRLQRNIAHRRYKAKNLPGTLLCVEDMLRIAPETIALWQEAAVLNQQLDQMAAAVRCMGRVVALIPPGEDADVARATMRRLRSRLN, from the coding sequence GTGGGAACGCTGCCGGACAGTGAGATCGCACTCGCTGAGACGGCGCTGCTGTTTGCCCGGCTTGATGAGCCTGAGGCGGATTGGCGTGGTGCGCGCAACCATCTGAGCCTGCTCGCGCGGGAGGCGGCGGAACTGTCTCATTGGGCGGGCGAAAGCGCCGCCGCCCAGGCCGAAGCGCTGTCGGGCATGTTGGGCGCCCGCCATGACTATAGCGGCGATTATGAAACCTATGACGATCTTCAGAACGCCAATCTGATCAGTGTCACCGAGCGTCGTCGCGGCCTGCCGATCAGCCTCGGCCTCATCTGGCTGCACTGTGCCGAGGTCGCTGGGTGGGACTGCTACGGCATCGATATCCCCAGCCACTTCATCCTCGGCCTCGACGCGGATGATGGCCGGGTCATCATCGATGTCTTCGCCAGCGGCCAGACGCTGGATGATGAGGACCTCGAAAACCTGCTGATGCGCGTCCAGGGCAGCAAGCCGCAGCGTGGCGGCACCATCGGTCGCGGCCGCATGGGCAAGCGGGATGTTCTGTTGCGGCTGCAACGTAACATTGCCCATAGGCGGTACAAGGCGAAGAACCTGCCTGGCACGCTTCTCTGCGTCGAGGACATGCTGAGGATCGCGCCCGAAACGATCGCCTTATGGCAGGAAGCGGCGGTGCTCAACCAGCAGCTCGACCAGATGGCGGCGGCGGTTCGTTGCATGGGGCGCGTCGTGGCGCTGATACCGCCAGGCGAGGACGCCGATGTCGCCCGCGCCACCATGCGCCGGCTGCGCAGCCGCTTGAACTAG